Genomic segment of Cataglyphis hispanica isolate Lineage 1 chromosome 23, ULB_Chis1_1.0, whole genome shotgun sequence:
tatatatatatatatatatatatatatatatagttaagaCGCAACTTTACTATATACATCAGGATGAGTTTTATATAGCTGTTGATTATAAAGAGGCTGATTAAGTTTAGATATCGTTCCAGTGTACTCGATACATTTGATATAACGTAGTTTAGAGATACTCGCGCGTATAATAGGTACgcgttattattacatattatcatCTCATTATactttaagataaatatatctgaCGATTTTATCCAGTCTCTTAGGCGCGTTCGACGCGATTCTGACGCCGTGACGAACAGAGGATAAGAGAGTGAAGTATTTTTAGAGAATAGAATTATTCCTCAActctatgattatataaaatttggatAATGTGggtattaattcaaatttgccTGTTTAATAAATGGCATTATATTTAACAGACTATGTTAAAAAGGAGCATCGACTTCATATCTTAGTTTTTCTTGATGAAGGAAAAAtgaggaaataaaaatgaccatgtataaagatattagacaaagttgaaaagagaaatagcgtaaatattttttgtgatatttaaaattatctaaggTTCAATTTAGTCTCATTATCGTAGTAGTTGAGGATCAATCTCCGTTTGGACAGAGAAGACACTCgtcgaatttaaataattgattaaattaattgattttgtacTAACGAAATTTACAATGTCTATTGAGACGTTTTCGAAATGAATAAttcaacgaaaagaaaaaaaaattctaaaatttcgtCGTAACAGGATGCGGTAAAATCTCTTTAATCTGTGCATATCAAGCGATCTGCAGCTTATATTGGATGTaacaaaagtttaatttcacaaaatcGATCGCGGTTTCGCATATTTGTCGTAACGGAATTCCATTGCATTGAGGTTGGTCGCAGCCGGCACGGTTTTATTTGTATCTTGTAGCGAACGACGGCAATAAAGGAAAGCAGTTATGGgtcttgtatatatagatacataaagaacaaaaatatcagaCATATAAATCTGATTACGTCATATAGAAGATAACGTATGTAACTCTCGTTATAGCGCGTTATAAGACACAGCACCAGAGCCTTTATCAAGCGAGAAAATCCGCTTTTCTCtcgatatgttttataaaaataggaaatttttttgataccGAATTTTATTCGATCCCGGTCCGATGTCATATAACGCGtttctcaatataatattcatttatatcagtcaatataatatttatttagaccCATAACGTCGCTGCCATAACTGCTGTTTTCTCTCGTCGCAGACGGAAGTGCTCTGAGAAAGTTAACTATGACGCAATCGGCGGCGTCGCTTTCGCGAGACGAACGCGAACAAAGAGGATGCATATGTGTGAATCTCCCCGCATTTAAAAAAGCGTTTTAAGCAAGATCCAATTAGCATAGTGAGATCATTACGGCTAAACATTTATGTCATCGTTATCACTATATCATCACACTCTATCCACCGTTACTATTACTCCATCATCGTCCGCTCGATGATGAGGAGTAGTGCGCTCTATACTCGATATTCTATGTCGATACCTACACCTAATTGTATATTAACAATGTTGATACACATTGTGTAAAGAGTTGAAGTTACAATCTAATAAAATCGCTCTTCATATCCAGGTCCTTCTACTCGACGACATGCCGTTCCTGATTATTGTGTGAAAATGAATCAAGGAGAATAACGATATATGCTTAACGTTCTTtacgaattttaaaaataaaaaaaaagagatagatatcGTTCTTCAAAcgctaattttaatgtatctgacctttattaataaattgagttTCTTAATCcctgattattttattatagaagagaaaagtagaatatttcttatattataagaaagaaaagattttaaagaacCTTAATTCTCTTAGaggagatattttatattacatcggAAAAAATAAGAGGTCCCTTCTTGcgagagaaaatgtaaaaaaatacgaattattttaaaaccaaTATGGATTGATGAATCCTTGCtctctaaaacattttttaaattctgcgTTGGCGATACTTAAAATCGAGACGAGATTCCTTGGAATATGTTATTACTCGTCAGTCCATTTTATATACGCATTTTCCATGAGAGATAAGATTGTAAATCGGATTTACTTGAtcgaaattcataaaataaaagccgATCTATATTTTAAGCATCTATCATAAGTTCGAGCTGATCGGCTAACGTAAGAGAgaaaatcgtgaaaaataaaatggaaattctttctctcgcaaAATCCTTGCCTTTTATTATCCTAGGATTTACgaagcataatatatattgtatttattctcgcgcatacacatatatttatttgtacattattttacataataaatatgcattctTACATCCTCGATCCGCATTCTCTCTCTGTACTCTCAATTAGAtaatgaacaattttttattcgaattgcataaataatatttttaattatcattttcaaacTTGAAATGAAATTGGATAAGGATAAGAAGCAATgctattagatatataatattttcttttattgtccTTTTATAACGTACAATCAACAAcgtgtttctttctttctttctttctttttttttttccttgtaaCCCGTGTAccagcaattaatttttaaaaggacACGTTAGATGTTTCTCGTGgggattaatatataaataatcctgAGTTTATACAATAAGAATACAATTAGATAgctgaatatatatgttttaacgAACTTACGAATAACAGAACATCCCGCTAACATCGACACGGGACATTtgattatagattaatattataatagttgtATCCGAGAGGGGAGCAATAatgaagattttaataaatgttataacatCCTGAATAGGAGAAGCGGATTCGCAAATAGAGTAGATGAGATTAAATGtacttatatgtatacgttaggtacacatttttttgtcaatatttctcgtacatattataataaatatgcatcaCAGATATGTCGTTGTTTGTGGAACGAAAGAAAACACATATGACGACGAAGAATATcgacgagaaaaaatatacccAGTTATTTGGAAAATGATCTCCATTAGCGATGAAAAAAgggttttctttttctgaaaaatacatTCTTTGAGAttcttttacttataattatttgtttttaataaataaaacaaaatattatattcagcgCAAAACAGTAGCActagcttaaaaaaaaaagaaaataattcaacaCTACTTTTTTagttctaacaataagataaattctcttttctctacaaaaaaataaactacatCATTGTTTCCTTTATCtttgtattaaaatctttaattttaaaaattcgtaCGGAAAGATTatctaaatttcatattttgctaTATATGTATTCGACCTTTTTGctcaacattatattttattacgggcatctaagaataattaaaaaatttaaaattaatatctcgacGTATCTCGCGAATAAAATGAGTGTTTCTGGTTGATAATAGactgcaaagaaaaaaaggataagtACAATGAAAAGAATTCTCGTCTGTTTGACGTACTAACGACGTGTTGTAACGAAAATTTTCCtcggataaatattaaatagagagGAGAAACTCGTATAACAATGTCAGTGGCcaactataatattacatatcgaTTCTAGGCTCCACTGTGTGTATCTTTGCGTCGCGATGAATGTGAACGATAAATGCAAATCGTATCCATCTGCTAGCAACAATCTTAACGAAGGTGTATCATACAACTATATAACTCtgctatctctctttttctacggtagtagaatattaataataacgaaCATAGTAACGTGGGCGCTCAGGGCTGGACAGTATTTCAAATACATGTTGTTCAATGTTATActtgacataaataaaattatgaataaaatacaaagtatTAGTTTTATCTAAAGATTTCGCATTCCGAGTAAAATCTTGGCGttgttaatatttcgtaaTACGAGTgttcatcaaaatttatcgagtaaaatctgaaaaaatttgtattctgaaatgtattttaataatgtcttTTGTCCAACCCTGTGGACAAAATATCACGATTACTGCGTATTTACTTCGCcataattttctttgcgattattatctttttttgcattaaagatGTTCGCAATTCATATAATTCGCTTAAACATATATGAATGCgtacaaatattaaacatttgtgAAAAAGCTggttataattttgatataaaaatttttccgttattttgacaaaaatatacaaattacaaataattatttatattatatgagaatGACTGAATAttcgtgatttttttctcactgctgaaataaatttttaagcagaattatataacattgaacacttgaaattacatttattggtGTATCAGCGAATACCTACTTACAGAAAACATTAGCATGGCAGTCTGACGTACATTATtgcagataataattatattgttcgtGATAAATCGGTCGTTGCCATTTTAACTGGTTATAGCACATTGATATTATAGTGCGATACTTTACATAAGAATCTTcgattatacaatattgtttcaactatgtttatagaaaactcAAGTCGCACTTTTGCACACAATAATGAGATACAACACATAgtactaattataaatatcttgcgATATGGCATTAAACAGATTTATCGATGGACCGACGTAACAGGAAATTGAGAAAGCCTTAAGAGCGATATTTATTGACTGTTCTCTTTTCTTCCGttccgcaaatttttttccccCTATGATAGTCCCTGGCTTATGTTACGGAAACCATCGAACGAAAACATGCTACTTCttcgactatatatatatatatatatttttatatggaatGTGTGCTACCGCGAACTTCTAAAGAGtgctaatacatatatatatatttcacatcaTCGCGTGTGTTTGTTACACGCCGACGATTGCGCGAAACtaaatttgcaatatctcTTAAAACTGCTCTCGATACAACATGCAAACTTCGGATAATAAATCGCGGATAGGTCCGTTAGTGAAATTTTTGTCTAAATTCTCAATATAAATCCctgaaaatttacaaaacaatTATGGTCATTCATTTAGGGTATCATaacagaagagaaaaaatcttATGTTTAATCGGCGAATACCCGAACGTGCTGTACGTTCTTATCCCTGtggattctaaaattaaatctctatGAAACTCCGACCAATTGCACCGAAACTTTGATTAATTCCTTCTGATTACCTCATTTTCTTCTCGTAGTTGCAGTTTCAATTCTATATATCTGAGATTCAATGTCATGCTTTTTTGATGATTTCTTTAGACAATATGATTTTGTAGACAAGTTTAAGTGACAATTTCATTTCGATATCCCAAAttagatatacaatatttattaattacgagCCGCATTAATCAAAGGTGATGCAACTGATCTTAAAAGATATgtatttgtgaaaaatgtgCATGGTTTTTTCGTTCGAGCGCAGTTTGTAAATTTCTGCACACTTTGTACTTGAATCACCGCGCGAAATAAACGGTGAAGCTTTGGCGATCGCGTCGACATTGATAGTCGTTAATTTTCTCGCGAGTGTCAGGAATCACCGCGTCATTGTCGCACGTACAATAGATTTCTCGCAatgcaagaaattatataatttctggctaaaattattatcaataagtcataaaatataatcaaatcagACAATTTTCGGCAAACAGCATCAGGcaattttccaatttaaaaaatttcatttaattttgagccacttaaatattgaaaaagatacacgcgaaaataaaatacaaaacaaaatattgttcCATTTAGTTATGCAAGTCATTTGTACTCAAAGTTTCTCATCGGATAAAGAAAATCTCGGATAAAAAAGATCttgaattgatattttaatcaaggatttcgtcaaataaaaaaaattgaattattggGACAGATTATAGTAATTtgtaagtaatttaaataccATGTAGGAAGGGGAAGGGGGATATAATAATAGGAATTTTAAAAGGTGGTATTACGTTTTTCAagagacattaaaaaaattctattacgccatataatatttcaatcgaTTAAATCTGCtcccatttttttaaaattctttgtcTATCttctatctttaatttaaatatgccgTTTTTTCTTCGTGCGTTACTTGTCACGCGACTTTTCTTgcgagcaaaataatttttttacaaataaataaacaaatacgaGGCGATTTGTGCGACTATTTGAATTAATCGCGATCGCCGACCCTAGAGTTGAGTCGATATATCCGATCGCATTATGATCCCGGAGATCTTTGTAGCCGTATCTTCGTACTCGCGTCGCGACCACTTATTAATCGTAATTCTCAGATTCCTGCTGCACCAGTTTGAAGCGACGCGGACTTTTCACGTACATGGAACCATGAGAACCTTCCAATGAAAGACGGCCCTTTCGTTGAAGATACTTTGTGATGTAGCGGGCGACCAACGTCTGCGGTCGCAACTGCCATTCTTCTAATACTTCCTTGGGCGCTAAAACCTTTTCAAATCACGCAAAACAATCGATTAGACATATAGCATCATCGATTCAAAGAGCAATACGATaacattaatgattttatttatggcATATTAACACATATACGATGAAATCGGCCTGAATATAAATCGAGAGGCTTTCTATGGCAAGCGAGagtttttctttaatcattttatattccaGAAGTGACTAATGtcataaaaatctttacaaattttttaaaaaactttacaaGAATGAATACAAATAGGTGTCTTGATGATCGCGCTGTGATTGCGACGTGTAATATACTAAGCTTATGAATCCATATACCGTGTTCTTTGCGAAATGTCGATATCTCAGTGTGTCGAAAATACGTAGATTAGATATATAGATTAGATACCTGGTCGCCTTTGAGTCGGTCCAATAGTGTCACGCATACAACGGCGGACTGGATGCCGGCATGATGCGTCAGAGCGGCGAAACAAATGCTCTCCATCTCGATGTTCACCACACCGGCCTTCTGTAGCTTAGTGAGATACTCCATCTTCTCGGTCTCCGTAAACTCGCAGAACGCGCCGTCAAGACGACCCTGGCCCTCGTAAAAGTCATTGGAACACATGGTCTTGCCGATCACGGTGTCGTAGGGATCGTCGCGGTGAGCCAGGGCTTTAAGATCGCGGGCCAGCTGTCGGTCGAGCTTGGCTGGCCTCCGCACCAGCTTTCCGAGCACCatctgcaatataaaattcgtGTTTATATAAtcccttttttattattttatgtaatagatTCCTAAAGATTTGTTATGAAGATTGTTGAATTATCGCTCCTTTTTATTCGTTATTTGGGACATTTAATTTAGACTGACCAGTTCCATGTGAGGTTTCATCGTTTCGTCCACAGCCTCCTCCGAGATAATCACCGTACCACCTTCGTGACCAATACCACCGCAAGTTCCGATCCTGAAGAAAACTGGATCCTTCACTTTCGCGTGATACATCAGCTTGATAACTTCGTGGAGAAGGATGCTGACCGAAGGTACGCCCATACCATGCTAAAcagacacattttttttaataataattatgtttgcttaaattatttaaaatagaatttaataatattaattataaatctcaatGTActctttaatttgaatttcttaAGTTTAGATaactctattattttatagtcgCACTTTTCAgtgcaaaaattcaaaatatatataaatcaactGCCTAGTTTTATACTGatagaattttcaaatttcacgaatgaattaaatatacgcTTTGTACTAAAAATCGGCGGCGCGGAAAGAATATTCACTCGTGCAAGGTATCTCCATCATAAATCATTGCCTCCAGCATCCAGGCAAATGCGTTTTGAATTTCGCTCGATTTGTTCAGTATATCGTGTGCGTAATTCGCGGAAAAGCAAGTTGGTTAAAACGATTTGACTACCCAGGCATATGAGAAGTATTATAGCGGCAAAATAAGACGCGtatgattttgaaattttttatcatgttttttttttaatttgaatgtaTCGCGATATTAAGCGTATATTtgctatatttctattttatattgccaTCGGTATCATTGATGTACTAATTACTCAATGTGTTACGATTTCTGCATAGAACGTGATCCATTGATTCGAAAATTCAACGCGTGTCGATATCCAATTGAATTATGCGAAATCGGTCACAATTTGCATGGATTAAAGGATAACAACTTTCAAGCGTATCGTGAGCACGTACATTTCATTAAACGCCACACTAAATAAGCACGACTCTAcgtatttgtgcaaaaataaatctacttGACCGTATAAATGTTTCATCATTTGAACGAGTTCCAATTACGATAGCATACAGTACAAGCGTTTTAAAAAACACAATCGCTCCATGCTTGACCATCTACTTGATCGTCCTCGATATCCTTGATCAGCAgcgaaataaaacttttttttcttatgtcgAAACGACTAAAGTAATACGAAAAACTTACGCTGATCGAGAGAACCGGACCGACTTTGTACATAGAATAGCGGTAAGAATTCTTAGTGATGTCGAGAAGAGTCGTTCCGGCTGGCAGCTTGTGACCAATCTCCTTCATAATGTAGTTGGCAAAGTTTTCCATCCGTTTCGGCGTGCCGCCCATACAGACGAACTATAATGTAAGAATGCGACAAGAATGTTATTACAacgagaaagtaaaaaatttaaaaggaaaaaaaaaagaagagaaaaagaaagtgca
This window contains:
- the LOC126857953 gene encoding uridine phosphorylase 1 isoform X1, with amino-acid sequence MPTCACENRTLDESEEHVCSLKPPMEKDKAKENREYASPVRYSDGSVRLRNPNIELMDQDILYHLALGSGSHDLVEMFGDIKFVCMGGTPKRMENFANYIMKEIGHKLPAGTTLLDITKNSYRYSMYKVGPVLSISHGMGVPSVSILLHEVIKLMYHAKVKDPVFFRIGTCGGIGHEGGTVIISEEAVDETMKPHMELMVLGKLVRRPAKLDRQLARDLKALAHRDDPYDTVIGKTMCSNDFYEGQGRLDGAFCEFTETEKMEYLTKLQKAGVVNIEMESICFAALTHHAGIQSAVVCVTLLDRLKGDQVLAPKEVLEEWQLRPQTLVARYITKYLQRKGRLSLEGSHGSMYVKSPRRFKLVQQESENYD
- the LOC126857953 gene encoding uridine phosphorylase 1 isoform X2 → MSLLLDEEELDEYSDGSVRLRNPNIELMDQDILYHLALGSGSHDLVEMFGDIKFVCMGGTPKRMENFANYIMKEIGHKLPAGTTLLDITKNSYRYSMYKVGPVLSISHGMGVPSVSILLHEVIKLMYHAKVKDPVFFRIGTCGGIGHEGGTVIISEEAVDETMKPHMELMVLGKLVRRPAKLDRQLARDLKALAHRDDPYDTVIGKTMCSNDFYEGQGRLDGAFCEFTETEKMEYLTKLQKAGVVNIEMESICFAALTHHAGIQSAVVCVTLLDRLKGDQVLAPKEVLEEWQLRPQTLVARYITKYLQRKGRLSLEGSHGSMYVKSPRRFKLVQQESENYD